In Aquimarina sp. TRL1, a single window of DNA contains:
- the pafA gene encoding alkaline phosphatase PafA has protein sequence MKNKLLFAVLVIIGVFSGMSQKKITDSNTPVNLHSTPKLVVGVVVDQMRYDYITRFYARFGEGGFKRLVTQGFNCKNNHFNYVPTYTGPGHASVYTGTTPQNHGIISNNWYNKFEEKMVYCAGDDSVAPVGTESVAGKMSPHRMKTTSIADQNRLHTQMKGKTIGVSLKDRGAILPAGHTANAAYWFKGSKEGNWITSSYYVDQLPAWVQKFNDAKKVDAYMKPWNTLFDISTYTESGSDQNAYERGFKGKETATFPYDLKKLGKTNGGYDILKSTPFGNSLTADFAIAAIDGEDLGRDAITDFLTVSFSSTDYVGHNFGVNSKEIEDTYLRLDKDLKRLFEALDAKVGKGAYTLFLTADHGAVHVPAYLQSVKIPAGYFDMKSFQTAVKTFVKEMYKVDGLIKNISNNQLFFDYKVLQENAISIADLERALAHFVLQQKEIEKVYTRSQLEGTSYSEGIAHRIQKGYNQKRSGDIVFVFDPATIVYSHTGSTHGSGLTYDTHAPLFFYGNGVRKGSTTMETKITDIAPTIAALLGISFPNGATGEVLSFILE, from the coding sequence ATGAAAAACAAATTACTCTTCGCCGTTTTAGTTATAATAGGCGTGTTTTCTGGGATGTCTCAGAAGAAAATAACTGATTCGAATACACCGGTCAACTTACACAGTACTCCTAAGTTAGTGGTAGGAGTAGTGGTGGATCAGATGCGATATGATTATATCACACGCTTTTATGCGAGGTTTGGAGAAGGAGGGTTTAAACGATTAGTAACACAAGGTTTTAATTGTAAAAACAATCACTTTAATTATGTGCCGACTTATACAGGACCGGGACACGCTTCTGTATATACAGGAACAACTCCTCAGAATCACGGAATCATATCCAATAACTGGTATAATAAATTCGAAGAGAAGATGGTGTATTGTGCGGGAGATGATTCGGTAGCACCTGTAGGAACTGAGAGTGTAGCAGGTAAGATGTCTCCGCATCGAATGAAAACCACCAGTATTGCAGATCAGAATCGATTGCATACACAAATGAAAGGAAAAACCATCGGAGTTTCCCTAAAAGATAGAGGAGCAATTCTGCCGGCTGGTCATACGGCAAATGCAGCCTATTGGTTTAAGGGGAGTAAGGAAGGAAACTGGATAACGAGTTCCTATTATGTAGATCAATTACCAGCCTGGGTACAAAAGTTTAATGATGCTAAGAAAGTTGATGCCTATATGAAACCCTGGAATACGTTGTTTGATATAAGTACTTATACAGAAAGTGGTTCAGATCAGAATGCATATGAACGAGGATTTAAAGGAAAAGAAACAGCAACCTTTCCTTATGATTTAAAGAAACTGGGAAAGACAAATGGAGGATATGATATTCTGAAGTCAACTCCTTTTGGGAATAGTCTGACAGCAGATTTTGCGATTGCGGCAATTGATGGAGAGGATTTAGGGCGTGATGCAATTACTGATTTTCTAACGGTTAGTTTCTCTAGTACGGACTATGTAGGGCATAACTTTGGTGTAAATTCCAAAGAAATAGAAGATACGTACTTAAGATTGGATAAGGATCTAAAACGTCTATTCGAAGCGCTGGATGCAAAAGTAGGCAAAGGAGCATATACTTTATTCCTTACTGCGGATCACGGAGCAGTGCATGTACCTGCTTATTTGCAGTCTGTAAAAATTCCTGCCGGTTACTTTGATATGAAGTCGTTTCAGACAGCAGTAAAAACGTTTGTGAAGGAAATGTATAAGGTTGATGGACTTATTAAAAACATATCGAATAATCAGCTCTTTTTTGATTATAAAGTATTACAGGAAAATGCAATTTCCATTGCAGATTTAGAGCGTGCATTGGCTCATTTTGTTTTACAGCAAAAAGAAATAGAAAAAGTATACACGAGAAGTCAGTTAGAAGGAACAAGTTACTCAGAAGGGATTGCACATAGAATCCAGAAAGGGTATAATCAAAAACGAAGTGGAGATATCGTTTTTGTCTTTGATCCGGCTACCATTGTGTATTCTCATACAGGGTCTACTCATGGTAGTGGATTGACATATGATACACATGCTCCGTTGTTTTTCTACGGAAATGGAGTGCGAAAGGGGAGTACAACAATGGAAACCAAAATTACAGATATAGCACCGACTATTGCTGCTTTATTAGGGATATCATTTCCTAACGGAGCAACGGGAGAGGTACTTTCTTTTATATTAGAATAG
- a CDS encoding ABC transporter permease — MFYLDDIGRYVLMLKGVFSRMTKGAVLRNLILKEIDDLIMGSLGITIFLAFFIGAVVAIQTALNLTNPLIPKQLIAFASRQSVILEFAPTFISVIMAGKVGSFITSSIGTMRVTEQIDALEVMGINSLNYLVFPKIIAMLMYPFVIAIAMFVGIFGGYIAGVYGGFVSSSEFISGLQEDFIPFHLVYAFIKTFIYAFFLATIPSFHGYYMKGGALEVGKASTSSFVWTTVVIVIANYILTQLLLS; from the coding sequence ATGTTTTATTTGGATGACATAGGTCGCTATGTTTTAATGTTGAAAGGGGTTTTTAGTCGAATGACCAAAGGCGCTGTACTAAGAAACCTTATTCTCAAAGAAATTGATGATCTTATAATGGGATCGCTGGGAATTACAATATTTCTAGCTTTTTTTATCGGTGCTGTTGTCGCTATACAAACAGCCTTAAACCTAACCAACCCTTTAATCCCTAAACAACTTATTGCCTTTGCCTCCAGACAATCTGTAATTCTGGAATTTGCGCCTACTTTTATTTCTGTTATTATGGCTGGAAAAGTAGGTTCATTCATTACTTCCAGTATAGGAACTATGCGTGTAACAGAACAAATTGATGCTTTGGAAGTGATGGGAATAAACTCCCTGAACTACCTCGTGTTTCCTAAAATTATCGCTATGCTAATGTACCCTTTTGTGATTGCCATTGCTATGTTTGTAGGTATTTTTGGAGGATATATTGCAGGGGTTTACGGTGGATTTGTATCTAGTAGTGAATTCATTTCCGGGTTACAAGAAGACTTTATTCCATTTCATTTGGTCTATGCTTTTATAAAAACTTTTATATATGCCTTTTTCCTGGCAACCATCCCTTCTTTTCACGGATATTATATGAAGGGAGGAGCCCTAGAAGTAGGTAAAGCGAGCACCTCCTCTTTTGTCTGGACAACAGTTGTTATCGTCATCGCTAATTATATACTCACGCAATTGCTATTAAGCTAA
- a CDS encoding ABC transporter ATP-binding protein: MIEVKNLHKGFNGEKILKGITTSFERGKTNLIIGTSGSGKTVFLKCLLGLFTPEEGSICYDGKTYSDLGSKEQRDLREQMGMVFQGSALFDSMTVEENVMFPLMMFSKQSKSEMLDRVHQVIDRVHLENANKKLPSEISGGMQKRVAIARAIVTRPKYLFCDEPNSGLDPRTAIVIDNLIKEITEENDITTVINTHDMNSVMEIGEKIIFLQKGHLEWEGNKDQIFLTDNKAVTDFVYSSNLFKKVRDAQIKGL, translated from the coding sequence ATGATAGAAGTAAAAAATTTACATAAAGGTTTTAACGGAGAGAAAATCCTCAAAGGGATCACCACTTCTTTCGAACGTGGTAAGACAAATCTGATTATAGGAACTAGTGGTAGTGGTAAGACAGTATTTCTTAAATGTCTTCTGGGACTTTTTACTCCAGAAGAAGGGAGTATCTGCTACGATGGGAAAACCTATTCTGATCTGGGCTCAAAAGAACAAAGAGACCTCCGGGAGCAAATGGGAATGGTATTTCAGGGAAGTGCCTTATTTGATTCCATGACTGTCGAAGAGAATGTTATGTTTCCTCTAATGATGTTTTCTAAACAGAGTAAATCCGAAATGTTGGATCGTGTTCATCAGGTTATAGACAGGGTGCATCTGGAAAATGCTAATAAAAAACTCCCCTCCGAAATTAGTGGAGGAATGCAGAAAAGAGTTGCTATTGCACGAGCGATTGTCACCCGACCTAAATACTTATTCTGCGACGAACCAAACTCTGGACTTGACCCCAGAACAGCTATTGTCATTGATAACCTCATCAAAGAGATTACTGAAGAGAATGATATTACTACTGTCATCAATACGCACGATATGAATTCCGTAATGGAAATCGGAGAGAAAATTATCTTTCTACAAAAAGGTCACTTAGAGTGGGAAGGAAATAAAGATCAAATATTCCTAACAGATAACAAAGCCGTTACTGATTTTGTGTATTCTTCTAACCTGTTCAAAAAAGTAAGAGATGCTCAAATAAAAGGTCTATAA
- a CDS encoding DUF389 domain-containing protein yields the protein MEENTQDLNDQEKEQRVEEQKEAVKKDAKGLFVSILSFLRELLDFRDDTDRESTVEAIKKDISIKGATAWILICSIFIASVGLNANSIPVVIGAMLISPLMGPILGMGLSIAVNDIDTLRKSLINFGVMVVLSVFTAFLFFTFFPLREESSELLARTRPDIRDVLIAFFGGLALIIARTKKGTIASVIFGVAIATALMPPLCTVGFGLAVGKYGYALGAIYLFIINTIFIGLATFLVLKLLRFPMLRYANSARRKLIARIASFVAILVMIPAILTFIDVYRESKFDSQTKNFVTNEVKSNKSLMLIDWDANFKTQTLFLNFYNEITEATKSDLLNEISSNPLYPSLKDVKLKIKGSDTKSYELLSNAYKDTREELSKSRNIVEGLNAEIEELQNRIKDLETQLEEAKVTPVVGLPYSTIAKDAKIRFPDLKELGYGEVLQSNFIKVDTVKVLFPIWKFQVSDSLNQLRKDKLREWITKEMKVDTLLIK from the coding sequence ATGGAAGAAAACACACAGGATTTAAACGATCAGGAAAAAGAACAACGAGTAGAAGAACAAAAAGAAGCAGTAAAAAAAGATGCCAAAGGACTTTTTGTTAGTATCCTTAGTTTTTTAAGAGAGTTATTAGACTTTAGAGATGATACAGATCGGGAGAGTACTGTAGAAGCAATAAAGAAAGATATTTCGATCAAAGGGGCAACCGCCTGGATTCTGATCTGTTCGATTTTTATCGCATCGGTAGGATTGAACGCGAATTCGATTCCCGTAGTCATCGGAGCCATGTTAATATCTCCGTTAATGGGACCTATTCTGGGAATGGGGCTGTCTATTGCGGTAAATGATATTGATACCTTGAGAAAATCACTTATTAATTTTGGGGTGATGGTGGTGCTGAGTGTATTTACAGCCTTTTTGTTTTTTACTTTCTTCCCGCTAAGAGAAGAATCATCAGAGTTATTGGCGCGAACCCGACCTGATATCAGAGATGTACTGATAGCATTTTTTGGGGGATTGGCATTAATTATTGCCAGAACAAAAAAAGGAACCATTGCCAGTGTAATTTTTGGAGTAGCAATTGCTACTGCCCTGATGCCTCCCTTATGTACAGTAGGGTTTGGTCTGGCAGTAGGAAAATATGGATATGCTCTGGGGGCAATCTACCTGTTTATAATCAATACCATATTTATTGGGCTTGCTACCTTCCTGGTATTGAAATTACTGAGATTCCCGATGCTTAGGTATGCCAACTCAGCTCGTAGAAAATTAATAGCCAGAATCGCTTCTTTTGTAGCAATTTTAGTAATGATTCCTGCGATCTTGACATTTATTGATGTCTATAGAGAAAGCAAGTTTGATAGCCAGACTAAAAACTTTGTGACTAATGAAGTGAAGTCTAATAAATCATTGATGCTGATTGATTGGGATGCGAATTTTAAAACACAGACATTATTCCTTAATTTTTATAATGAAATTACAGAAGCGACAAAAAGTGATTTGTTGAATGAGATTTCCAGTAATCCGTTGTATCCAAGTTTGAAAGATGTAAAACTAAAGATAAAAGGAAGTGATACCAAGAGTTATGAATTGCTTTCTAATGCGTATAAAGATACACGAGAAGAATTGAGTAAGAGCAGGAATATTGTAGAAGGGTTAAATGCTGAAATTGAAGAATTACAAAATAGGATCAAAGACCTCGAGACTCAGCTAGAAGAAGCCAAAGTAACTCCTGTAGTAGGATTGCCGTATAGTACGATTGCAAAAGATGCTAAAATTAGATTCCCGGATCTAAAGGAGTTAGGATATGGAGAGGTGTTGCAGTCTAATTTTATTAAAGTAGATACAGTAAAGGTTCTTTTTCCTATATGGAAATTTCAGGTCTCTGATAGTTTGAATCAATTAAGAAAAGACAAATTAAGAGAGTGGATTACTAAAGAAATGAAAGTCGATACCCTATTGATTAAATAA
- a CDS encoding mannose-1-phosphate guanylyltransferase has translation MNKNYYAVLMAGGVGSRFWPVSTTTFPKQFHDMLGTGETLIQKTFARLTKIIPAQNIFILTNERYASLVLEQLSEVEERQVVTEPAMRNTAPCILYAALKIQKENPDALLAVAPSDHWIENEDAFIAGLQKSFDACAKKDILMTMGIQPAFPNTGYGYIQYEKEETAIKKVTQFTEKPDYETAKQFLSEGNYLWNAGIFIWSARSIIHAFEKFQKDMVALFRKGSMVYNTEQENDFIQENYPLAENISIDYAILEKADNVYVLPATFDWSDLGTWGSLYDKLDKNAAENAVVNARVVSEDASGNMIRTATDKVVVVDGLEDYIIVDKEEVLLIYPKKKEQDIKGVLKKVVEKYGNQFG, from the coding sequence ATGAATAAAAACTATTATGCCGTTTTAATGGCAGGCGGAGTTGGATCTAGATTTTGGCCAGTCAGTACGACGACGTTTCCCAAACAATTTCACGATATGTTGGGAACAGGAGAGACACTGATACAAAAGACATTTGCCAGATTGACTAAAATTATTCCTGCTCAGAATATTTTTATTCTTACCAATGAACGATATGCCTCACTAGTATTAGAGCAATTATCAGAAGTAGAAGAAAGACAAGTGGTTACAGAACCAGCTATGAGGAATACAGCTCCGTGTATTCTGTATGCAGCTTTGAAAATACAAAAAGAAAATCCAGATGCCTTATTGGCAGTAGCGCCAAGTGATCATTGGATAGAAAATGAAGATGCTTTTATAGCGGGACTTCAAAAAAGTTTTGATGCATGTGCTAAAAAAGATATTCTGATGACGATGGGTATTCAACCTGCTTTTCCTAATACAGGTTATGGGTATATTCAGTATGAGAAAGAAGAAACAGCTATAAAAAAAGTAACCCAGTTTACTGAAAAACCAGATTACGAAACGGCTAAACAGTTTCTCTCAGAAGGGAATTATCTGTGGAATGCAGGAATCTTTATCTGGAGTGCCAGAAGTATCATCCATGCTTTTGAAAAATTTCAAAAAGATATGGTTGCATTGTTTCGCAAAGGGTCAATGGTCTATAATACTGAGCAGGAGAACGATTTTATTCAGGAAAATTATCCGTTGGCAGAAAATATATCTATTGATTATGCTATTTTAGAGAAAGCAGATAATGTATACGTATTACCAGCTACTTTTGACTGGAGTGACCTGGGGACCTGGGGTTCTTTATATGATAAACTGGATAAGAATGCGGCAGAAAATGCAGTGGTAAATGCTCGTGTGGTATCAGAAGATGCTTCCGGGAATATGATCCGAACTGCTACAGATAAGGTAGTCGTAGTGGATGGATTAGAAGATTACATTATTGTAGACAAGGAAGAAGTACTATTGATCTATCCTAAAAAGAAAGAGCAGGATATCAAAGGAGTTCTTAAAAAAGTAGTAGAGAAATACGGCAACCAATTCGGATAA
- a CDS encoding SprT-like domain-containing protein translates to MKEILTRYIPERAVEPAFSLIVKCNVHLKIVNERMTRHGDYRRMPDGRHQITVNASLNKYRFLITLIHEIAHLVSFEKYGRHIKPHGMEWKRTFQHLMLPYINPEVFPSKLLPVIANHFKNPRASSDTDEKMSIALKQFDPENDKNYIFELPLGSQFRIYNGKIFQKGNKRVKRYECMEVSTGRMYLFNPNAEVELLD, encoded by the coding sequence GTGAAAGAAATTCTTACTAGATATATTCCGGAACGGGCAGTAGAACCAGCATTTTCATTGATTGTAAAATGCAATGTGCATTTAAAAATAGTCAATGAGCGAATGACCAGACATGGTGATTATAGAAGAATGCCGGATGGAAGACATCAGATTACAGTAAATGCGTCATTGAATAAATATCGTTTTTTGATTACACTTATTCATGAAATAGCACATCTGGTATCGTTTGAGAAATATGGCAGGCATATAAAACCCCATGGAATGGAATGGAAACGGACTTTTCAGCACTTGATGTTGCCGTATATTAATCCAGAGGTTTTTCCGTCTAAGTTATTGCCGGTGATAGCAAATCATTTTAAGAACCCAAGAGCGAGTAGTGATACCGACGAGAAGATGTCGATAGCATTAAAGCAATTCGATCCGGAAAATGATAAAAATTATATCTTTGAATTGCCTTTGGGAAGCCAGTTTAGGATTTATAATGGGAAGATCTTTCAAAAAGGTAATAAACGCGTAAAAAGATACGAATGTATGGAGGTTAGTACCGGAAGAATGTATCTTTTTAATCCAAATGCAGAAGTAGAACTATTAGACTAA
- a CDS encoding DUF4349 domain-containing protein yields MDKMKKYGMYILGISLFFILGGCSENKSRKMSSAEMISLGTETTETAMIRESDQKQTVKEHTVSLRDTQKIIKNVRFRAKVDSLYLRMATIKKIVRGAGGYFAEEHFEDNSYAKESKGVIRVPEASLEVVMSRINDLVLEIDYRNSKATDVTMEYIDAASRLKTKEAVRIRYEEILRGKAKTVEDVLMAEGKIGRLQEEIEVIKGSMLYWNDKTEYSTLELEVYEEIKEGVLSGKKQDTFWEDAREGIYFGWQGIRQVLLLLFYIWPGVVMAGLVIVYLKWIR; encoded by the coding sequence ATGGATAAGATGAAAAAATATGGAATGTATATTCTGGGAATTTCTTTGTTTTTTATACTCGGAGGATGTTCAGAAAACAAAAGCCGGAAAATGAGTTCAGCAGAAATGATTTCTCTGGGAACTGAGACAACAGAAACAGCTATGATTAGAGAAAGTGATCAGAAGCAAACAGTAAAAGAACATACGGTCTCCCTTCGGGATACCCAGAAGATTATTAAAAATGTTCGTTTTCGGGCAAAAGTGGACAGCCTGTATTTAAGGATGGCGACTATAAAAAAAATCGTTAGAGGAGCAGGAGGCTATTTTGCAGAAGAACATTTTGAGGATAACAGCTACGCTAAAGAAAGCAAAGGTGTAATTCGTGTCCCCGAAGCATCACTGGAAGTTGTCATGAGTCGTATAAATGATTTGGTATTGGAAATTGACTATAGAAACAGTAAAGCTACCGATGTAACGATGGAATATATTGATGCGGCTTCCAGATTAAAAACCAAAGAAGCAGTCAGGATTAGGTATGAAGAAATTCTCAGGGGAAAAGCAAAAACAGTAGAAGATGTTTTAATGGCGGAAGGGAAAATAGGAAGATTACAAGAAGAAATAGAAGTGATAAAAGGAAGTATGTTGTATTGGAATGATAAGACAGAATATAGTACGCTGGAACTGGAAGTATATGAAGAAATTAAAGAAGGTGTTCTTTCTGGAAAGAAACAAGATACTTTTTGGGAAGATGCACGAGAAGGGATCTATTTTGGCTGGCAGGGAATAAGGCAAGTACTGTTATTATTATTTTATATATGGCCAGGAGTGGTTATGGCAGGGTTGGTAATTGTATATTTGAAGTGGATTCGGTAG
- a CDS encoding sugar MFS transporter, with the protein MNTSKSYRSAFFTITSLFFLWGFITVLVDSLIPRLRDVFELSYFQAGLVQFAFFGAFFLLSIPAGFILSKIGYKKGIILGLSLMAIGCLLFYPAASYRAFSAFLLGYFTLASGITILQVAANPYVALLGTEEGAASRLNLSQAFNSLGTAIAPVVGAIFLLSDTVKSSEEIEMLSAADKEAYYISEASAVQMPFLFIVVFIALLVIAFAFIKLPKLIEDSPQGGYLTLIAQKPKILLGALGIFVYVGAEVAIGSYLVNYFMHMELVDTIKETPFMRFLSETLLGASLEEKDGKAIVGAFVVFYWSGAMIGRFVGAYLTKIIPPGKVLGIFATIAILMITLSISTSGLVSMWSILAVGLFNSIMFPTIFTLALDGLEDLKAQASGILCTAIVGGAIIPPIYGLLTDHIGFKTALLLIALCYGFILYYGWSKRHKETN; encoded by the coding sequence ATGAATACATCAAAATCGTACAGAAGTGCTTTTTTTACCATTACCTCTTTATTCTTTTTATGGGGGTTTATTACCGTTTTAGTTGATTCTCTGATTCCCCGGTTACGGGATGTTTTTGAATTATCATATTTTCAGGCCGGTCTGGTTCAATTTGCATTTTTCGGAGCTTTCTTTCTACTCTCGATTCCCGCAGGTTTTATTCTATCAAAAATCGGATACAAAAAAGGCATCATTCTGGGATTAAGTTTAATGGCAATTGGCTGTCTGCTTTTTTATCCGGCTGCTTCATACAGGGCTTTTTCTGCATTCCTTCTCGGATATTTCACACTGGCCAGTGGTATTACTATTCTACAGGTAGCTGCTAATCCTTATGTAGCTCTTTTGGGAACTGAAGAAGGCGCTGCCAGCCGACTAAACCTATCTCAGGCGTTCAATTCCCTGGGAACCGCTATTGCACCAGTTGTCGGAGCCATCTTTTTATTAAGTGACACTGTAAAATCATCTGAAGAAATAGAGATGTTAAGCGCTGCTGATAAAGAGGCTTATTATATATCTGAAGCCTCTGCTGTACAAATGCCTTTTCTCTTTATCGTAGTATTTATCGCTTTGCTGGTCATAGCTTTTGCCTTTATAAAACTTCCTAAATTAATTGAAGATTCTCCACAAGGAGGATACCTGACACTGATTGCTCAAAAACCTAAAATACTACTTGGTGCTCTAGGAATATTCGTATACGTTGGTGCCGAAGTGGCTATCGGAAGTTATTTGGTCAATTATTTTATGCATATGGAATTAGTAGATACTATCAAGGAAACTCCATTTATGCGATTCTTATCAGAAACACTACTCGGGGCTAGTCTGGAAGAAAAAGACGGAAAGGCAATTGTAGGTGCCTTTGTGGTATTTTATTGGTCTGGAGCGATGATCGGAAGATTTGTAGGAGCCTACCTGACTAAAATTATTCCTCCTGGAAAAGTATTGGGTATTTTTGCTACTATAGCCATTCTGATGATTACCCTGTCGATTAGCACATCCGGATTGGTATCTATGTGGTCAATCCTCGCCGTAGGATTATTCAATTCTATTATGTTTCCTACTATATTCACATTGGCTTTAGACGGACTGGAAGACCTCAAAGCACAAGCTTCCGGTATTTTGTGTACAGCCATTGTAGGAGGAGCTATCATCCCTCCTATATATGGGTTACTCACAGATCATATCGGCTTTAAAACCGCTTTATTACTCATCGCTTTATGCTATGGGTTCATTTTATATTACGGATGGTCTAAACGACATAAAGAAACAAATTAA
- a CDS encoding SDR family oxidoreductase encodes MKKIIITGTSRGIGLEMVKLFAEEGHQVLALSRNEKPVTSLGYSNVTAFSFDISEASAIARVKTHVEELWGAEVDVLINNAGKLLNKPFAAITTEEFEAVYRVNVFGVAELTRQLLPFMKTKSHVVTISSMGGIQGSMKFPGLAAYSSSKGAVITLNELLAEEYKESGISFNVLALGAVQTEMLEEAFPGYQAPLTAVQMATYIKDFSLTGHAFYNGKVLQVSSSTP; translated from the coding sequence ATGAAAAAAATTATCATCACAGGAACAAGTAGGGGAATCGGATTGGAAATGGTTAAGCTTTTTGCAGAAGAAGGGCATCAGGTATTGGCATTATCCAGAAATGAAAAACCTGTTACGTCATTAGGTTATTCGAATGTAACCGCTTTTTCTTTTGATATTTCAGAGGCGTCGGCTATAGCACGGGTAAAAACACATGTAGAAGAGCTTTGGGGAGCAGAGGTAGATGTATTGATCAATAATGCAGGAAAACTACTTAATAAACCTTTTGCAGCGATTACTACAGAAGAATTTGAAGCCGTCTATAGGGTCAATGTATTTGGGGTAGCTGAGCTAACCAGGCAATTACTCCCTTTTATGAAGACAAAAAGCCATGTCGTAACCATTAGTAGTATGGGGGGAATTCAGGGGAGCATGAAATTTCCTGGATTAGCAGCATATAGCTCTAGTAAAGGTGCAGTGATAACCCTGAATGAGTTACTGGCAGAAGAGTACAAAGAAAGCGGGATTTCGTTTAATGTACTGGCATTAGGAGCTGTTCAGACAGAAATGTTGGAAGAAGCGTTCCCAGGCTATCAAGCGCCCTTAACTGCTGTGCAAATGGCTACGTATATTAAGGATTTTTCTTTGACGGGACATGCATTTTATAATGGGAAGGTGTTACAGGTATCAAGCAGCACTCCATAA